The genomic segment AGTTCCAGGGCGGCGTCGAGGATCTCGGCGCGGGCATTCGGTCTGACCACCGGACCGCCTCCTCTCCTTACGAACGTATCCTTCCTGCCATGCAGACCGCAGGCATCGGCGTCCGATCGCGCGATTGTGCAGGTGCCCATACCCGCGAGCCGATTTCGGCCGTCCGGCCGACTCATTCTCGGCCGGTCCGCGAGACGCTCGTGAGCGTCGATCCTCGCATCGCGCGACATCGGCGTCACGACCCAGAGAGGACCCTTTTGGCCATCCAGCTTCGCCGCTATCAGTTCGCACCCGGCACCCTGAAGGACTTCTTGCCCCACTTCACGGCGCGCGCTGTTCCGCTGCGGGCCAGTTACGGCTTCGCTGTCGTGTTCGCCTATGCCGACCACGTCAACGAACAGTTCGTCTGGGCGGTTGAGTACCCGGGAAGCGCGGAGGACCTGCGGGAGCAGGAAGCCAAGTATCTGGCGGATCCGAAGTGGGCTGAGCAGATCGGCGCGGTCATCGGTGGGATCACGACGGATCTCAGCGAGGTCGTCGAACCGGTCTGGCCGCCTGAGGACTGACGCCTCCGCCGACCCTGTTCGCTTCTGAAACCCGGCGGCCGCACATGCTCGGCCGCTTCACCCAAGGCAGGAACCATGAGTTTGGATCAGAGTGAGAATCTGGCGGATGCGATCGCGCAGGCGGAGTATCTGGCGGATCAGCCGGAGTTCCTGCATCTGTATGCGAAGACGAATGTGCCGGGTTATCAGGGGTATGGGGAGACCAAGCCTGGTGACAAGGTGATGATCGCGATTGATTCGACGGTGCATCTGGCGGCGCCGTTGGCGATCGCGAAGGTGTTGCGGGAGCGGGGGGCGAAGGTCGACATCATCATCGCTGATGGTGGGGTGGATCGTCCGATCACGGAGACCGATGAGCTGGATGCGAACATTCGCCGGGAGCCGTGGAAGGGCCATGAGGACACGTATCGGCCGCGCCGGTATCTGGAGATGCCGTGGGTGCGCAAGGTGGTCGAGTGGCGCAACTATGACCTGCTGATCCAGGGGCGGGCGTTCCCGATCGCGGCGGACTTCCGGTGGGAGGGGCATGCGTGGCAGCTGGAGGAGCAGTTCCTCGACAAGTCGAACAACTTCCCGCGGCCGTTGCATGACCTGATCAACCAGAAGGCGTGGGATCCGGTGTGGTCGCGCGGCAAGGGCGCGAAGGTGCGGATCACCGACAAGGAGGGCACCGACTTCTCGTACACGCTGCTGCCGGACTACTGGACCACGGAGGGCACCTGGTTCGCGGAGGACCCGTGCATCGGGCATCTGATGTATCACCCGGGTCCGCCGATCAACGCGCTGCAGGACGCGGAGGGTGTGATCAAGGGCACGCTCACGCACTTCTCCAAGCCGTTCCCGCAGCTGACCGCGACGCTCGAGGCGGGGAAGATCACCCGGGTCGAGGGGGGCGGCGCGTACGGCGAGGGGTGGCGTGCGCTGCTGGAGGAGACCGAGGAGCTGCAGTACGACCAGTTCCCCGGGAAGGGGCTGTTCTGGCTGTGGGAGGTCGCCGTGGGCACGAACCCGTGGGTGCGGCGCCCGTCGCGGATCGACATGGTCTCCACCGGCGGCACGGAGTGGGAACGGTACCGGTCCGGGGTGATCCACCTCGGGTTCGGGACCGCGGGCCCGTCCGAGGCGGAGAACAAGGCCGGTGAGCTGGGCTGGCCGTACGGGCACGTGCACATGCACCTGATGTGGCCGACCGTGGAGATCACCCACGAGGACGGCACCGTCGAGGTCCCCATCCGGGACGGCCGCCTCGCCGCGCTGGACGACCCCGAGGTCCGCGCGCTGGCCGCCCAGTACGGCGACCCCGAAGAACTCCTCGACCGCCAATGGGAACCCCAGATCCCCGGCATCAGCATCCCCGGCGACTACACCGCCTACGCCCAGAACCCCGCCCCCTGGCACCTCGGCACCCACACGCTCTGAGTCGAGAGGCACACGACGACTCCGACGACCGCGGCCATCCCGCCGCAGGAAGGCCCCACAACGATGCCGAACAACCGTTACATGCGCTTCGTGGCGATGCTGATGACCGGACCCACGCAGCACCACACCGCTGCGTGGCGACACCCCGAGTCCGTCAACGCTCACCTTGACCCGCAATGGTGGCAGGAGATCGCACGGACACTCGAACGAGGGCACTTCGACGGACTGTTCCTGGCCGACACCCTCACGTTCGGCAACACGGGAATCGCCGACAAGGGCGGACAGATCGCCCTGCTCGATCCCCTTCCGCTGATCGCTCTGATGGCACAGGCGACGTCGCGGATCGGTCTGGGCGTGACCGTGTCGACGACCTTCATCCCGCCGTACGCGATCGCCCGCGCTCTGTCGACGCTCGATATCATCAGTGGCGGACGCCTCGCCTGGAACGTCGTGACCTCATGGAACGAGGGCGAGGCGAAGGCGATGGGCCAGGACACGCTGCCCCCGCGCGAGGCTCGCTACCAGCGCGCTCACGAGATCCTCGAGCTCTGCATGAAGTTCTGGAGCTCCTGGAATGGCGCCCAGGTGATCGCCGACAAGGCCTCGGGGCGGTTCATCGAGACGTCGGCGATCGATCCCATCGCGTTCGAGGGCGAGTTCGTGGCGGCATCCGGCTACTTCTCGACCCCGCCCGCACCGCAGGGGCACCCCGTCATCATGCAGGCAGGATCGTCGCCTGCAGGCCGTGACTTCGCCGCCCGCTGGGCGGAGCTCGTCTTCACGCTGCAGAACGATCTCGAGGACATGCAGGCGTTCTACACCGATATGAAGACGCGCACCGCGGACTACGGTCGCGAACCCGGCGAGCTCGCGATCCTCACCTCTATCGATCCCATCATCGGTGAGACGAGCGAGATCGCGCGCGAGAAGCAGGAGTACATCAACAGCCTGGTCGAATGGGATGTCGCGGTCGCGACGATCAAGAATCACCTCGGGATCGATATCCGCGAACTCCCGCTCGACAAGCCGGTGAGTTCTCTGACGGATGACGCCCTCTCGATCGGAGCGCTCGAGGTGCTCATCAAGGGCGCGCAGCGCGAGAATCTGACGCTGCGCGAGGCGGCATTCCGCTATGCGACGAGCGACCTCACCCCGCAGGTCGTCGGAACGCCGGAGGAGGTCGCCGATCAGCTCGAGGCGTACTTCACCGCCGACGGCTGCGACGGATTCATCGTCACGCCGACTCAGATGCCCGGCACGTTCGAGGCGTTCACGCGCTCGGTGATGCCCATCCTGCAGAAGCGTGGATTCATCGACCCCGGCCTCGACGGCCGGACATTCCGCCGGCACCTGCGCGCCACTCCTGCTGCGAACTGAGAGAAGAACATGAAAGTACTCGTCACCGGCGGCCTCGGCGTCAACGGCTCTTGGGTGACCCGCGAGCTCATCGAGCGCGGCCATGTCCCGGTCGTGCTCGAGACGCGCGACGACACCTCGCTGCTCCCCGATCTCGCGGGGAAGTT from the Microbacterium atlanticum genome contains:
- a CDS encoding NIPSNAP family protein; its protein translation is MQTAGIGVRSRDCAGAHTREPISAVRPTHSRPVRETLVSVDPRIARHRRHDPERTLLAIQLRRYQFAPGTLKDFLPHFTARAVPLRASYGFAVVFAYADHVNEQFVWAVEYPGSAEDLREQEAKYLADPKWAEQIGAVIGGITTDLSEVVEPVWPPED
- a CDS encoding NtaA/DmoA family FMN-dependent monooxygenase (This protein belongs to a clade of FMN-dependent monooxygenases, within a broader family of flavin-dependent oxidoreductases, the luciferase-like monooxygenase (LMM) family, some of whose members use coenzyme F420 rather than FMN.); this translates as MPNNRYMRFVAMLMTGPTQHHTAAWRHPESVNAHLDPQWWQEIARTLERGHFDGLFLADTLTFGNTGIADKGGQIALLDPLPLIALMAQATSRIGLGVTVSTTFIPPYAIARALSTLDIISGGRLAWNVVTSWNEGEAKAMGQDTLPPREARYQRAHEILELCMKFWSSWNGAQVIADKASGRFIETSAIDPIAFEGEFVAASGYFSTPPAPQGHPVIMQAGSSPAGRDFAARWAELVFTLQNDLEDMQAFYTDMKTRTADYGREPGELAILTSIDPIIGETSEIAREKQEYINSLVEWDVAVATIKNHLGIDIRELPLDKPVSSLTDDALSIGALEVLIKGAQRENLTLREAAFRYATSDLTPQVVGTPEEVADQLEAYFTADGCDGFIVTPTQMPGTFEAFTRSVMPILQKRGFIDPGLDGRTFRRHLRATPAAN